One segment of Syngnathus typhle isolate RoL2023-S1 ecotype Sweden linkage group LG9, RoL_Styp_1.0, whole genome shotgun sequence DNA contains the following:
- the si:ch211-214p13.9 gene encoding cell surface glycoprotein CD200 receptor 1-A isoform X3: MSKDLMSKEILYIIWRMDLVGNKECQVGWQKSKGLLDTCTDGKSLRGISESCFSPHGISESCSYLHIPNFSERDAGIYMYEMASVEGTHTCNVSVSIAVPPSISSWLELRDNNSMVAVCAAEGGKPAANVTWRHAEIESAVVMQWHSGGLFSVESRLKLLEGPKNVTCIIRHPYWEAEKTLVPRLRKGLLDTVVCLLIVVSILMVLAALLFFIYKRKIMLRNCLITDRSAAKPEPVIHKPEIEGVEEVEPYANYVQRVNSIYNS; the protein is encoded by the exons ATGTCGAAGGACTTGATGTCGAAGGAGATTCTGTACATCATCTGGAGAATGGACCTGGTTGGAAACAAGGAGTGTCAGGTGGGCTGGCAAAAGTCTAAGGGTTTATTAGACACCTGCACTGACGGCAAGTCCCTGCGTGGCATCTCGGAGTCTTGCTTCTCCCCGCACGGCATCTCGGAGTCTTGCTCCTACCTGCACATCCCCAACTTCTCTGAGCGCGACGCGGGCATATACATGTACGAAATGGCTTCTGTTGAAGGAACCCACACCTGTAACGTCAGCGTGTCCATTGCAG ttccTCCCAGTATCTCCTCCTGGTTAGAGCTGAGGGACAACAACAGCATGGTGGCCGTCTGCGCAGCGGAGGGAGGAAAGCCGGCCGCCAATGTCACGTGGCGCCATGCCGAAATCGAGTCAGCCGTGGTGATGCAGTGGCATTCCGGTGGATTGTTCTCTGTAGAAAGTCGCCTGAAATTACTTGAGGGCCCGAAAAACGTAACATGCATCATCAGGCATCCATACTGGGAAGCAGAGAAGACGTTGGTACCAAGGCTCCGAAAAG GTCTTCTTGATACTGTTGTGTGCCTTCTCATAGTTGTGTCAATCTTGATGGTCCTAGCTGCACTTTTATTCTTTATATACAAAAGGAAAATCATGCTCAG AAATTGCTTGATCACAGACCGCTCGGCAGCCAAACCTGAGCCCGTTATACACAAACCTGAg attgAGGGAGTAGAGGAAGTGGAGCCTTATGCCAACTATGTTCAACGTGTCAACTCCATCTATAACTCatga
- the si:ch211-214p13.9 gene encoding cell surface glycoprotein CD200 receptor 1-A isoform X2, which translates to MKEPIGVSAVILLLSLLCQAWTQDSVTDLYFNVGSEVKLNCSNMSKDLMSKEILYIIWRMDLVGNKECQVGWQKSKGLLDTCTDGKSLRGISESCFSPHGISESCSYLHIPNFSERDAGIYMYEMASVEGTHTCNVSVSIAVPPSISSWLELRDNNSMVAVCAAEGGKPAANVTWRHAEIESAVVMQWHSGGLFSVESRLKLLEGPKNVTCIIRHPYWEAEKTLVPRLRKVVSILMVLAALLFFIYKRKIMLRNCLITDRSAAKPEPVIHKPEIEGVEEVEPYANYVQRVNSIYNS; encoded by the exons ATGAAGGAGCCGATTGGGGTTTCTGCTGTCATTCTCTTGTTGTCATTGCTGTGCCAAGCATGGACTCAGGACTCAG tGACCGACTTATATTTCAATGTGGGGAGTGAGGTCAAGCTGAACTGCAGCAACATGTCGAAGGACTTGATGTCGAAGGAGATTCTGTACATCATCTGGAGAATGGACCTGGTTGGAAACAAGGAGTGTCAGGTGGGCTGGCAAAAGTCTAAGGGTTTATTAGACACCTGCACTGACGGCAAGTCCCTGCGTGGCATCTCGGAGTCTTGCTTCTCCCCGCACGGCATCTCGGAGTCTTGCTCCTACCTGCACATCCCCAACTTCTCTGAGCGCGACGCGGGCATATACATGTACGAAATGGCTTCTGTTGAAGGAACCCACACCTGTAACGTCAGCGTGTCCATTGCAG ttccTCCCAGTATCTCCTCCTGGTTAGAGCTGAGGGACAACAACAGCATGGTGGCCGTCTGCGCAGCGGAGGGAGGAAAGCCGGCCGCCAATGTCACGTGGCGCCATGCCGAAATCGAGTCAGCCGTGGTGATGCAGTGGCATTCCGGTGGATTGTTCTCTGTAGAAAGTCGCCTGAAATTACTTGAGGGCCCGAAAAACGTAACATGCATCATCAGGCATCCATACTGGGAAGCAGAGAAGACGTTGGTACCAAGGCTCCGAAAAG TTGTGTCAATCTTGATGGTCCTAGCTGCACTTTTATTCTTTATATACAAAAGGAAAATCATGCTCAG AAATTGCTTGATCACAGACCGCTCGGCAGCCAAACCTGAGCCCGTTATACACAAACCTGAg attgAGGGAGTAGAGGAAGTGGAGCCTTATGCCAACTATGTTCAACGTGTCAACTCCATCTATAACTCatga
- the si:ch211-214p13.9 gene encoding cell surface glycoprotein CD200 receptor 1-A isoform X1, whose translation MKEPIGVSAVILLLSLLCQAWTQDSVTDLYFNVGSEVKLNCSNMSKDLMSKEILYIIWRMDLVGNKECQVGWQKSKGLLDTCTDGKSLRGISESCFSPHGISESCSYLHIPNFSERDAGIYMYEMASVEGTHTCNVSVSIAVPPSISSWLELRDNNSMVAVCAAEGGKPAANVTWRHAEIESAVVMQWHSGGLFSVESRLKLLEGPKNVTCIIRHPYWEAEKTLVPRLRKGLLDTVVCLLIVVSILMVLAALLFFIYKRKIMLRNCLITDRSAAKPEPVIHKPEIEGVEEVEPYANYVQRVNSIYNS comes from the exons ATGAAGGAGCCGATTGGGGTTTCTGCTGTCATTCTCTTGTTGTCATTGCTGTGCCAAGCATGGACTCAGGACTCAG tGACCGACTTATATTTCAATGTGGGGAGTGAGGTCAAGCTGAACTGCAGCAACATGTCGAAGGACTTGATGTCGAAGGAGATTCTGTACATCATCTGGAGAATGGACCTGGTTGGAAACAAGGAGTGTCAGGTGGGCTGGCAAAAGTCTAAGGGTTTATTAGACACCTGCACTGACGGCAAGTCCCTGCGTGGCATCTCGGAGTCTTGCTTCTCCCCGCACGGCATCTCGGAGTCTTGCTCCTACCTGCACATCCCCAACTTCTCTGAGCGCGACGCGGGCATATACATGTACGAAATGGCTTCTGTTGAAGGAACCCACACCTGTAACGTCAGCGTGTCCATTGCAG ttccTCCCAGTATCTCCTCCTGGTTAGAGCTGAGGGACAACAACAGCATGGTGGCCGTCTGCGCAGCGGAGGGAGGAAAGCCGGCCGCCAATGTCACGTGGCGCCATGCCGAAATCGAGTCAGCCGTGGTGATGCAGTGGCATTCCGGTGGATTGTTCTCTGTAGAAAGTCGCCTGAAATTACTTGAGGGCCCGAAAAACGTAACATGCATCATCAGGCATCCATACTGGGAAGCAGAGAAGACGTTGGTACCAAGGCTCCGAAAAG GTCTTCTTGATACTGTTGTGTGCCTTCTCATAGTTGTGTCAATCTTGATGGTCCTAGCTGCACTTTTATTCTTTATATACAAAAGGAAAATCATGCTCAG AAATTGCTTGATCACAGACCGCTCGGCAGCCAAACCTGAGCCCGTTATACACAAACCTGAg attgAGGGAGTAGAGGAAGTGGAGCCTTATGCCAACTATGTTCAACGTGTCAACTCCATCTATAACTCatga
- the cfap91 gene encoding cilia- and flagella-associated protein 91, with protein MSTVTRTIPKPTDSRVSKREREYDHLYEPVYFVSSEIDHVRTSFKTFKPPIRKLHEFENMFNNEKITFRLDPSFEPSPHSMDRRCRGNAEQRQQALQQLAGFIPTIQPMMKKRETFQPSGADRWKYFKSSLPFVQLTPLDVNRDSYQEELEAAGREAEELPTHLNVAVQTDYRESEAQTDPYTPDYFLRAGTTPPELLALASFTWERGLPASIEEVEMIERARARRVWEARLPTFNDPILLRKRRRMMEEMEAKEWAFREGKIQTLQDARLTILAEMLQHKDEPQLTLTKDRLNNIYSKLLKEKESKLHKVDKQHMRSMRKLETKRRNMEENIKQLGTCKDYTVYSSLTCASRIRGNNFKKTANRETQRLETYEGLLNRMHRPSEALLKLHKQQSKRKLNTSKPPDSKSSILMDKYKNLKEEMAKYLIKKEKPAPRPVTPTVEEPPEGEEEKELAVIHLQKLLRGRSIQTEIFTSKENHLDLIKELRMAHALRAEEQQMQKADKEMVMALKEEREKLQLEKSREEAHHAAAVGGQLEYVFDTLSKELIRLQEERRIHAFTLLAERERLRREAEESGRRQAEERRRREDDQIFREVVKVHQETVDLYFEDIILDTMEITADQQAREEIRRVAKEVNNIAYAIEESRNNLQSEEIVSELVYGFLIPEMEKITVRQRVHERQRRHLLAVRSIVEGNAMPQIVASTLGTPQVTRPSDVAAQQVLVDMLVDTPGPDDTPGPDDTPGPDDTPGPDDTSAPDDTADLDDTPDPDDTADLDDTPGPDDMADLDGTLDLDDAPGSDDTLGPDDTADLDDTPVQDDISAPDHSSAE; from the exons ATGTCAACTGTCACTCGTACCATCCCCAAGCCGACCGACTCAAGAGTTTCCAAACGGGAGCGTGAATATGACCATTTGTATG AGCCTGTATACTTTGTTTCTTCCGAGATCGACCATGTCAGGACCAGTTTTAAGACATTCAAGCCGCCAATT AGAAAATTGCACGAGTTTGAAAACATGTTCAACAATGAGAAGATCACCTTTCGTCTGGACCCCTCCTTTGAGCCATCGCCACATTCTATGGACCGTCGCTGCCGTGGCAACGCAGAACAACGACAGCAGGCCCTCCAGCAACTGGCTGG ATTTATTCCTACTATTCAGCCAAtgatgaaaaaaagagaaacgtTTCAACCAAGTGGAGCTGATCGctggaaatattttaaaag cTCTCTTCCATTTGTGCAACTGACTCCCTTGGATGTGAATCGAGATAGTTATCA AGAGGAGTTAGAAGCAGCTGGCAGAGAGGCTGAGGAACTTCCCACCCACTTGAATGTGGCAGTGCAGACAGACTACAGGGAGAGCGAAGCACAGACAGACCCGTACACCCCGGATTATTTCCTACGTGCCGGGACCACCCCTCCGGAGCTGCTGGCGCTGGCTTCTTTCACCTGgg AGCGAGGCCTTCCTGCGAGTATTGAAGAAGTGGAAATGATCGAGCGGGCGCGAGCCAGACGGGTGTGGGAAGCTCGACTTCCTACATTCAATGACCCGATTCTTCTGCGTAAACGGAGGCGGATGATGGAGGAAATGGAAGCAAAAGAGTGGGCCTTCAGAGAAGGAAAAATACAGAC GCTGCAGGACGCTCGTCTGACCATACTGGCGGAAATGCTGCAGCATAAAGACGAACCCCAGTTGACCTTGACCAAAGATCGACTCAACAATATCTACTCCAAGCTGCTCAAGGAGAAGGAAAGCAAGCTCCACAAAGTGGACAAGCAGCACATGAGAT CAATGAGGAAGCTGGAGACCAAGCGGAGGAACATGGAAGAGAACATCAAACAGCTCGGTACTTGTAAAGACTACACGGTGTACTCATCGCTGACGTGTGCCTCACGAATACGCGGCAACAACTTCAAAAAAACTGCAAATCGCGAAACCCAACGGCTGGAGACATACGAAG GCTTGCTGAATCGAATGCATAGACCCAGTGAGGCGCTTCTCAAGCTGCACAAGCAACAATCCAAACGCAAACTCAACACGAGCAAACCCCCTGATAGCAAAAGCAGCATTCTGATGGACAAATACAAG AACCTCAAAGAGGAGATGGCCAAGTATCTCATCAAGAAGGAAAAGCCTGCTCCTCGTCCTGTCACCCCCACCGTGGAGGAACCTCCGGAG ggggaggaggagaaggagctgGCAGTCATCCATTTGCAGAAACTCCTGAGGGGAAGAAGCATCCAAACGGAG ATATTCACCAGCAAAGAAAACCACTTGGACCTCATCAAGGAGCTGAGGATGGCACATGCCCTGCGAGCAGAGGAGCAGCAGATGCAGAAGGCTGACAAAGAGATGGTCATGGCTCtcaaagaagagagagagaaactgcAACTTGAG AAGTCACGCGAGGAGGCTCATCACGCTGCCGCCGTAGGTGGCCAGCTGGAGTACGTGTTTGATACTCTATCCAAGGAGCTGATCCGTCTGCAGGAGGAGCGCCGCATCCACGCTTTCACACTGCTGGCCGAGCGGGAGCGACTGCGGCGAGAGGCGGAGGAGAGCGGCCGGAGGCAGGCGGAGGAACGCCGCCGCAGGGAGGACGACCAGATCTTCAGAGAG GTGGTGAAGGTCCACCAAGAGACAGTGGACTTGTACTTTGAGGACATCATCCTTGACACCATGGAGATCACGGCAGACCAGCAGGCCCGAGAGGAGATCCGCCGGGTAGCCAAGGAGGTCAACAACATCGCCTACGCCATCGAGGAGAG CCGCAACAATCTTCAGTCAGAGGAGATTGTGTCCGAGTTGGTCTACGGCTTCCTCATTCCTGAGATGGAGAAGATCACAGTCAGGCAGAGAG TGCACGAGAGACAGCGCAGACACCTGTTGGCCGTGCGCAGCATCGTGGAGGGCAACGCCATGCCGCAGATCGTGGCCAGCACTCTGGGCACCCCGCAGGTGACCCGCCCCTCCGACGTGGCCGCCCAACAGGTCCTGGTCGACATGCTTGTCGACACGCCGGGTCCGGATGACACACCGGGACCGGATGACACACCGGGACCGGACGACACACCGGGACCGGACGACACGTCGGCCCCGGATGATACGGCAGATCTGGACGACACACCGGACCCGGATGATACGGCAGACCTGGACGACACACCGGGCCCGGATGATATGGCAGACCTGGACGGCACACTGGACCTGGATGACGCACCAGGATCGGACGACACACTGGGCCCGGATGATACGGCAGACCTGGACGACACTCCGGTCCAGGACGACATTTCAGCCCCGGATCACAGCAGTGCTGAATAA